Proteins encoded in a region of the Selenihalanaerobacter shriftii genome:
- a CDS encoding NAD-dependent epimerase/dehydratase family protein: protein MGEYKEFFKDKRVLITGSNGFIGRHAVERFKNYNCKTYGLGVEKENQNKEIKYFQCDVTDYTGLSNILEEINPDYILHLAAVVSAVRDYSLFPKMLDIHAKSLYNFYEILKNNDTLKLLINFGSTEEYGNYNGKQFKENFFEKSLSPYAASKTAGVHFAYMIGKNETFPVISIRPSVLYGKYQSDNKFISYIINNLIKNKSLNLTPCKQTRDFIWVERFLNILTELIISKQYCYGEIYNISSGESKELKYLVEYAKELLNSNSEVNYGALEYRENEIMEFNVSNDKINSILDKNIKCNFEKDFSKFLKGYL, encoded by the coding sequence ATGGGAGAGTATAAAGAATTCTTTAAAGATAAAAGAGTTTTAATCACAGGAAGTAATGGGTTTATTGGAAGACATGCTGTGGAAAGATTTAAGAACTATAATTGTAAAACTTATGGATTAGGAGTAGAGAAAGAAAATCAAAATAAAGAGATTAAATATTTTCAATGTGATGTAACTGATTATACTGGACTAAGTAATATTTTAGAAGAGATAAATCCAGATTATATCTTGCATTTAGCAGCAGTAGTTTCGGCAGTTAGAGATTATTCATTATTTCCTAAGATGTTAGATATTCATGCTAAATCATTATATAATTTTTATGAAATATTAAAGAATAATGATACTTTAAAACTTCTAATTAACTTTGGCTCAACAGAAGAATATGGTAATTACAATGGGAAGCAGTTTAAAGAGAATTTTTTTGAAAAGTCCTTATCGCCATATGCTGCAAGTAAAACAGCAGGAGTACATTTTGCCTATATGATAGGAAAAAACGAGACATTTCCTGTGATTTCAATTAGACCAAGCGTTTTATATGGAAAATATCAATCAGACAATAAGTTTATTTCATATATAATTAACAACCTAATAAAGAATAAATCTTTAAACTTAACACCTTGTAAACAAACTAGAGATTTTATTTGGGTAGAGAGATTTCTTAATATCTTAACCGAGTTGATTATTTCAAAGCAGTATTGTTATGGAGAAATATATAATATTTCATCTGGAGAAAGTAAAGAGTTAAAATATTTAGTTGAATATGCTAAAGAACTTTTAAATAGCAATTCAGAAGTTAATTATGGAGCTTTAGAATACAGAGAAAATGAAATAATGGAGTTTAATGTGTCAAATGATAAAATTAATTCAATTTTGGATAAAAATATTAAGTGTAATTTTGAAAAAGATTTTAGTAAGTTTTTAAAAGGCTATTTATAG